From a region of the Dunckerocampus dactyliophorus isolate RoL2022-P2 chromosome 20, RoL_Ddac_1.1, whole genome shotgun sequence genome:
- the klhl38a gene encoding kelch-like protein 38 produces the protein MNKMAQRPYEVFSFKDSELASHLLAQLNALRQARVLTDVLLCTEHQEIPCHRNVLVSSSPYFRAMFCSNFLESSQARVNLKGISSRVLLGIVDYVYTGCITITLEMVLPLMQAASMLHYGGLFEACSAFLQEQLSPENCLSMIRLSEILHCESLKERARELAARCFSDVAGTEEFCELSLQELMCYLEDDRLCAEEEQVFETLLAWIHHDPFSRRGAIHDLFKKVRLRYIHPTYLFQFIANDPLVQSSSLCIEIIESVRRLMLSVTSGCSHELKPLWTTPRRYTCQETLVVVGGRKNNEQTSREALLYDESTQRWQWLAKLPLRLYKAAYVCIHSILYVLGGLSLCMGSGHSSVSAAVYTLSLKTNQWRTAEHMLEPRYGHQSVSFLHFIFVLGGIGVDKQISRSVERYNSMFNRWEAMAPMPTAVLHPAVAACDQRIYVFGGEDAQQIPVRLIQVYHISHNVWSRLETRTVKNVCGPAAVIEDKVYIVGGFTRRMIAYDTKANKFIKCENLKERCMHHSATVVHSKLYITGGRTLAGHDAIEDSDCFECYDPKSDVWTSKGSLPYKLFDHGSLALVCVSNRPKPP, from the exons ATGAacaa AATGGCCCAACGACCATATGAAGTCTTTTCTTTCAAAGACTCTGAACTTGCATCCCACCTTCTCGCCCAGCTCAACGCCCTTCGTCAGGCGCGCGTCCTGACGGATGTCCTCTTATGCACGGAGCACCAGGAGATCCCCTGCCACCGCAACGTTCTGGTGTCCAGCAGCCCGTACTTCCGCGCCATGTTCTGCAGCAACTTCCTTGAGAGCAGCCAGGCCCGGGTCAACCTGAAGGGAATCTCGTCGCGTGTCCTCCTGGGGATTGTGGACTATGTGTACACAGGTTGCATCACCATCACCCTGGAGATGGTTCTCCCACTCATGCAGGCTGCGTCCATGCTCCACTATGGTGGTCTGTTCGAGGCCTGCTCGGCTTTCCTCCAGGAGCAGCTGAGTCCGGAGAACTGCCTGAGCATGATTAGGCTCTCCGAGATTCTCCACTGTGAGAGCTTGAAGGAGCGAGCGAGAGAACTTGCTGCGCGGTGCTTCTCGGACGTGGCTGGCACCGAGGAGTTCTGCGAGCTCTCCCTTCAGGAGCTCATGTGCTACCTGGAGGACGACCGCCTGTGCGCCGAGGAGGAGCAGGTGTTTGAGACTCTCTTGGCGTGGATCCACCACGATCCGTTCTCGAGACGCGGGGCGATCCACGACCTCTTCAAGAAGGTGCGCCTGCGCTACATCCATCCGACGTACCTCTTCCAGTTCATTGCCAATGACCCGCTGGTGCAGTCGTCCTCTCTCTGCATCGAGATCATCGAGTCGGTGCGCCGCCTCATGCTCTCCGTGACATCCGGGTGTAGCCATGAGCTGAAGCCCCTATGGACCACGCCACGGCGGTACACCTGCCAGGAAACGCTGGTGGTGGTGGGCGGGCGCAAGAACAACGAGCAGACTTCCAGGGAGGCGTTGCTTTACGACGAGAGCACCCAGCGCTGGCAGTGGTTGGCCAAGTTGCCCCTCAGACTCTACAAGGCCGCCTACGTGTGCATCCACAGCATCCTGTACGTCCTTGGCGGGCTCAGCCTCTGCATGGGGTCGGGCCACAGCTCGGTCAGCGCCGCCGTTTACACGCTCTCGCTCAAGACCAACCAGTGGCGCACTGCCGAGCACATGCTGGAGCCTCGCTACGGCCACCAGAGTGTCTCCTTCTTGCACTTCATCTTTGTGCTGGGCGGCATCGGCGTGGACAAGCAGATCTCGCGCTCGGTGGAGAGATACAACAGCATGTTCAACCGGTGGGAGGCCATGGCGCCCATGCCCACCGCCGTGCTGCACCCGGCGGTGGCCGCCTGCGATCAGAGGATCTACGTTTTCGGAGGGGAGGATGCTCAGCAGATCCCGGTCAGGCTCATCCAG GTCTACCACATCTCTCACAACGTGTGGTCCAGGTTGGAGACCAGGACGGTGAAGAACGTCTGCGGTCCGGCAGCCGTCATTGAGGATAAAGTCTACATCGTCGGCG GCTTCACCAGGAGAATGATCGCCTACGACACCAAGGCCAACAAATTCATCAAGTGTGAGAACCTGAAAGAGCGGTGCATGCACCACAGCGCCACCGTGGTCCACAGCAAGCTCTACATCACCGGAGGGAGAACCCTGGCGGGCCACGACGCCATCGAGGACTCGGACTGCTTCGAGTGCTACGACCCAAAGAGCGACGTGTGGACTTCCAAAGGGTCCCTGCCATACAAGTTGTTCGACCACGGCTCGCTGGCCCTTGTTTGTGTTTCCAACAGACCAAAACCTCCGTGA